The Piliocolobus tephrosceles isolate RC106 chromosome 12, ASM277652v3, whole genome shotgun sequence genome includes the window GTGCATTATGTTTTTGTGAAAAGCAGAAATCACAAAACAATCTGCAAATTGTTAGCTGTTGGTTATACTCAGAAGTAAGAAAATGCTTTGCTATTTGATGATTCAATATGGCTTTGACCCAATTTGTGTCTGTATCTGACAGTGTTTCAGTTTTGCAGTCAGGCTTCTAGGGTCTGAATTACCTTCCAAAGAAAGTCTGCATTTGAACTCTATTTTTAAAGGGGCAGTAAGATTCTCTCCTTTTATTATCAAAAGTATAATATTATGGAATACAGACAGCACATAATTTTGAATCTTAATGGGTAACATACCTCCTTCTGGCATTTTAAATTGCTCTGATTTTGGCAGAATCTTCCCCTGGACATCAGGACCATCTCCGCATTCATTTCCAGTCTTTGACTGAGACAGCTTCTGGAGATCAGCTTCCAGGTCGGGCACTGAAAAATACCAAGGATGTCGACTGGAGCAGCCAAACAGGAATGATAAATAAGGAACtgatccttttcttttcctcGGTGTTATGCAGTAAAAGCCTATAAGCTACTGTGGTAATAAATGTGAAGCAAAGATGTCCCACGTTTGTTTTCCTGTATTATGATACCTTATCTTAAATGACAATCTGAGGATAAGTCTCAGCACACCTACATTTCCCATACTTTACCATTGCGTATTATAAACACACAGCTACCTAGGAAAACCGAAGACGGCCTCACGGATAGCATTGTAATCGTAACTTAAATGTAATTTTCTGAAGGATTAGATCAATGTATTGGTGAGCCTATGACAAATCTTATGGTCCTGACACTCATCCCCTGTTGAGGTATCTTGAAAATGTTGGGGTTAAACTTTATTAAAGTAATTCTTAGATCCAAAGGCCCCTATATGTGACTTTCCATACATGaatgtcattaagaaaaaaagtacgAAATATAACAGCAAAACCACTGTCTTCCAGTGGGAGTACGGGTACTGAAGTGCAAAGAAATTAATGAGCATTGTTGACAGTAATATTCTGGAAACCCCTTAACAGTGAATTGCTAAAATAATCCATGGTCCAAATTCTGTCTCTGATTACTTTGAAAATGCTATCCGTTGAGAAAACAATTTCTGTTTCATGATAATCTTATCGTACTTGgagttttctaattataaaaatattgaaacaacTTTTCAAAGCCCCTTCCATATCCTACTAAGAAAGTTACCTGTACGCCAACATCCTGAGTCATCCACCTTTTACCAAACACACTGTCAAAAATATACATCAAAGGAAACAGTGGCTGTCATTCATTGACTTCTTTTCTGGAGTTGCTATCCTGCTTCACTGAACTGCGTTTTGTCCTGAGCCAATATCGCAGTACCTTATAGTACAGACACATTTGAGTATTAAGCATTTTTGAGCAAAATCattcacattttctaaaatggGTGGTAGGAAGAATGCATACCTTGGAACAAAATACGAATTCCTTCTCCATGAGTCAAGTTTTCTTGCTAAGTCtctatctctgagcctcagttttcttatttatttatttttatgttttgagacggagtctcgctgtgtcaccaaggctggactgcagtggtgtgatctcggctcactgccacctctgccacacgggctcaagaaattctcctgccttagcctacttagtagctgagattgcaggtgtgtgccaccatgcccaacgagttcgtatatttttagtagagacaggatttcaccatattggccatggtggtctcgaactcctgccctcaagtgatccgcccacctcggcctcccaaagtgcagggataacaggggtgaggcaccacgcccggcctccgttttcttatttataaaatgaggctAAGATTCCTTTGCAAATGGGCTTTATTTGGGGTGTTATATGGTAGGGTGACTTGGCACTCCACATGCTATCAAAGGGTGCTTACAACACTGTGAACACCATGGCTGAGAAGATCTCACTGCAACATCCTAAGACTATCAAGTTAAACTGgtgaaataatgtacatttttatacaACCAATTAAATGGTTTCATCTGATTTAGGAAGGACTATATTTTCAAGCATACAAAatgcatctcaaagaaaaagagaagattcatCATATCCAGGGACTGCAGGAAGCTGCAAACTATACCCATCACATTTCCAGCCTCTTGCAAAACTCTCAGCAAATGTTTGAGATCCTTTcctgttgttttctttcctcctgttACTGGTCATGGCATAAGGCATCATGCACACACTGGCCTCTTCCCCCCATAgacattctttctttcccttcccagcacCTTGAATCTCAGCTGCACCCTGatcttcttctctcttctgacCAGGTATATGATCCTGACTTTCAGTTGGTGGTCCTTCTTGTTGAGGCTCTGGCACACTGGGCTCCTGGGACAAGGGCAGAGGcgtggtgtgtgcatgtgcagaTAAAAAATTCTTCTTATCAATGCATGTCAATAATATGAATATACAGATTACACAGATACTTCTGATCATATGCATGTTTAAAGACATGCTCCAACACTATCCCAAAACTATTCCACATACTTATTCTTCATTAAGTTACTCTTCCCATAGAGAGGTTACTCTGAGACCATTACCCTCAATGGCGTTGGAAGCCATTTTAATTCATGTGGGGTTGAATGGGTGTACTGTGCTATGAATAAGCATGAGGAGGAAATCACCAGTCAAATCGAGGAACACAAGTTCACACATCCAGGCGAAAACAGTGTGTGGTCCTCTTGGGTTACTCTTTCCTTCACGAGATGCCATGATCATTTTTTATCAACATGGGAGACCTTTATCAGTGTATCTATACTAGTTCAACAATaactaccacaaaaaaaaaaaaaaaacttctgctaTTGGAAACAATCGAATGTTCAGTTACTCACAGGCATAGGCCCAACCAGCTGAGCAAGTCGTAAACATCGTCTTGGTCTATATCTTCTTCCTCGCCAACTCATATTTCAGTCTGCAAACAGAACAGTGTGCACTTTGCCGAAGCTGagggggatggatcacctgaggtcaggagttcgaagccagcttggccaaaatggtgaaaccccgtctctactaaaaatacaaaaacttagccgggtgtggtggtgagtgccttaatcccagctagtcgggaggttgaggcaggagaaccgcttgaacccaggggcgaATGCTGCAgccagccgagatcgcgccattgcactccagcctgggcaacaagagcaaaactccgtctcaaaaaaaccaaaccaaaccaaaccaaaccaaaaaccaGAATACCGTGACTGGAAAAATGCATTTGAGTGAATACTATATTTGAGCACTTCCATGGCCAAATGCTAacttgcaattttttaaaatttggtaagaCATGGAAAAGTAAGTCAGAGGACATGTATAAGTGCAGATGCCTTCTGAATCGAATACTTGCACAGCCACTTATGTTCGTCAAGCTAGCTGAGCAATGCCTTGGGGTTTATGGCAAGAGGCGCATGGTATTTCCAATGAGGTTTGGTTTCACAATTGGACTCTCCATCGCGAGACATTTAGGAAAATACAGCttgagaattaaaattaaagtgcCCATGGCTTTTGTCACACACCCTTTGCTAGGCCCATTTCCCCCCTAAAATCGAGTTTTGTTGGAATGCATAGCCCCTCCCACCCATTCGAACTTCCAAGATGGAGCTGAGAAGTTGCCACATAGCACTGGGCAGTCCTCACCGGGCGGGCACCTCTGCGGTTCATTATACAAACCTTGGAGTGGCGGTCACCAGTCCGGAGTGTTCCCAATTTCCAGGCCCCTTCCTTACCGCCCACGACATTCCAGGCTTGATGCCCCTTGAGGAGTCTGGAATTTGTCCTCTGTTGGAAGTTCTAGGCGTTTCTGGGACTGGAATACCACCAACAGCACCCCAGCATCGCCCCAGCTTCACCTAACCCCCGTCCCACTCTGAGGCCCTGCTTCTTCCTTCGTTCTGACCCCCACAGACAAGAAGGCCCATAGCTGCGGGGCCGCACGAGAAGGACGACGACATCAAGCCCCTTCTCACTCGGAGTCACCAATCATGTGCCCCGACCCTCTGGAAGCCCGCTGGCTCCTCCGCACTCTCACTCACGCTTCAACTCCTAGTTGGAGCAGCCTGTGGACCCCACTGGCTGCGTCTCAGCAGGGGAGAAAGAATCCAGACCTCAGGGACCCGAGCTGCAGGATCACAGCTCCCCGGCGTTCACCATACGGGCGAAGGGCCAATGGGAAAACGCCCAATGAATATNNNNNNNNNNNNNNNNNNNNNNNNNNNNNNNNNNNNNNNNNNNNNNNNNNNNNNNNNNNNNNNNNNNNNNNNNNNNNNNNNNNNNNNNNNNNNNNNNNNNNNNNNNNNNNNNNNNNNNNNNNNNNNNNNNNNNNNNNNNNNNNNNNNNNNNNNNNNNNNNNNNNNNNNNNNNNNNNNNNNNNNNNNNNNNNNNNNNNNNNNNNNNNNNNNNNNNNNNNNNNNNNNNNNNNNNNNNNNNNNNNNNNNNNNNNNNNNNNNNNNNNNNNNNNNNNNNNNNNNNNNNNNNNNNNNNNNNNNNNNNNNNNNNNNNNNNNNNNNNNNNNNNNNNNNNNNNNNNNNNNNNNNNNNNNNNNNNNNNNNNNNNNNNNNNNNNNNNNNNNNNNNNNNNNNNNNNNNNNNNNNNNNNNNNNNNNNNNNNNNNNNNNNNNNNNNNNNNNNNNNNNNNNNNNNNNNNNNNNNNNNNNNNNNNNNNNNNNNNNNNNNNNNNNNNNNNNNNNNNNNNNNNNNNNNNNNNNNNNNNNNNNNNNNNNNNNNNNNNNNNNNNNNNNNNNNNNNNNNNNNNNNNNNNNNNNNNNNNNNNNNNNNNNNNNNNNNNNNNNNNNNNNNNNNNNNNNNNNNNNNNNNNNNNNNNNNNNNNNNNNNNNNNNNNNNNNNNNNNNNNNNNNNNNNNNNNNNNN containing:
- the XAGE5 gene encoding X antigen family member 5 → MSWRGRRYRPRRCLRLAQLVGPMPEPSVPEPQQEGPPTESQDHIPGQKREEDQGAAEIQVPDLEADLQKLSQSKTGNECGDGPDVQGKILPKSEQFKMPEGGEGKPQL